In the genome of Bacillus sp. S3, one region contains:
- a CDS encoding CPBP family intramembrane glutamic endopeptidase, which yields MTTNLTKPISIKLLFAMLVVTIGAEILLYFTRYTYMASTLYDAIMVSSFFIGWKLHRRLHSPADQPKTKRQITLQFTGAFLIFFLGSTVNNLFSTYAFQDFSTNYDHYVQNHTEMQMAVEEDTGDPEGHDAIWTFFEKVDTIGYDLYTDTLAGLEEVWRLAYIILLLVLFKKAFPRRWESGRRDLFLISALFLTSILFGIDHTLDSEQSWSIRIGAIVTFANMGLLLGVILLWTRNLWVTVLVHSIYDITATFSWYYIDYAVELFVLTVLIAHLILLTLEKLNQRRLKQKLEAVEMVRAAE from the coding sequence ATGACAACAAACTTAACAAAACCGATCTCGATAAAGTTGCTTTTTGCCATGCTCGTCGTGACTATTGGGGCTGAGATTCTCCTCTATTTTACGCGGTATACCTATATGGCAAGTACCCTTTATGATGCCATAATGGTGTCATCCTTTTTTATCGGCTGGAAACTGCACCGGCGGCTCCATAGTCCCGCAGATCAACCGAAAACAAAACGGCAGATTACCCTTCAATTCACGGGTGCCTTTCTGATTTTCTTTCTTGGCAGCACGGTCAATAATCTATTTTCAACCTATGCATTTCAAGACTTTAGCACGAATTATGACCACTATGTTCAAAACCATACGGAAATGCAAATGGCAGTGGAGGAAGATACAGGGGATCCCGAGGGGCATGATGCCATTTGGACCTTTTTCGAAAAAGTAGATACGATTGGCTATGACCTATATACGGATACACTTGCAGGATTGGAAGAGGTATGGCGGCTTGCTTACATAATTCTTCTGCTTGTTCTCTTTAAAAAAGCTTTTCCGAGGAGGTGGGAGAGCGGGCGCAGAGATCTTTTCCTCATCAGCGCGCTGTTTCTCACATCAATTCTTTTTGGGATTGATCACACATTGGACTCGGAGCAGTCCTGGTCGATTCGAATTGGAGCGATCGTTACCTTTGCTAACATGGGATTGCTATTGGGAGTCATCCTCTTATGGACACGAAACCTTTGGGTGACTGTCCTCGTTCACTCAATTTACGATATCACCGCGACATTCTCATGGTACTATATCGATTATGCCGTTGAACTCTTTGTACTCACTGTCTTGATTGCCCACTTGATCCTTTTAACTCTGGAAAAATTAAATCAAAGACGCTTAAAGCAGAAGCTGGAAGCTGTAGAAATGGTGCGGGCGGCTGAATAA
- a CDS encoding tubulin-like doman-containing protein, protein MKASVREHIQQLDVSLGGGIISEKIRVDTIDNPMLVIGLGGTGIDALLRLKYQVNRRFKLPQDPLSKKKKEKPNNIEFLAFETNEYDRNKNYKGIGLDPNKEFVLLSNPEIGGLLQNRSTLEPYIKEWLSPELLIADGISGASGVRQAGRLLLFTKINQVVQTIERKIEAVLEGTGKRLYVFILTGLSGGTGSGCFLDIAYITRGIMERKFGPTGVDKVSLLGYLFTPDVNLSKRGLSSHTVEYIEKNGFAALKELDYWMNCDERNERYKMKYGSLLDVNSPMPPFNLCHLISGTNLEGKWLENAYDYCMNVTAENISNFMASEEKKSGEEFAIHDYISNIRTNIAQMPKPYAANYQYNIIGASMAEIPLEEMTTYIGYKLFRKMNKMFDAEPDQSEVEQFLEKLRLDPDSIHQRFNERVPDPLSGYKNSDRYSYNHVIKTPVIHLDEELECDFLLKAKEQYRKCRKQLPGEIIVEINRQLERYFLLPKKGPIFASRLLYSTDGFCLLKTLQAYIEGLRNRLERLPKAILSEQEHAISKQEEARGAFMGKDRKKNAYIEAKLAEFDLRAEKARSEEMIELYEDVYQLISQENNKIYEVYKEILETLKGIFEKNARLLVDGEDMSHDHDTAYYWHLVSVSDIGREIQHLFESKDGELLVQQWAEMLLEKSSNWVKETDLDVVGTVSEFLSDQFGELITKSMEDFLRLKYGEDLPIDKIIEDKIAARLDRDALPVFHLANSTGSLHFPQWGFVSVPVKAPNIFNGIKNFERHSLSHSRFTIKESELKNRIFWLNTKNGIPLFAYSPLSLYEAAYEKTILEKEGVGRHLVQTEKENWVYLPSPIPEKSWGDTYKNERVKQYNAGIRALFDQGRKLGCITMKNDERNTSARFQCHFTKDVNIAALFSRHEVDPKRIEKASLGNLKLLLRQLQDLLTSGMTAAGSSDIFGSTNADMAKENFIRSPKLIEKVKAEVRKYRFIHGKTAEIEQAIALRKDKEAEINQFIQAIYTRTIKKRGALYVYDKELEEDAWEPFVNLTKTTRFVDYEIYQVYRELPPKQRAQLDKKSEQRSNELIQQESAAQLIFALEEMASLYQKEKEALDYDYKELANGEEVYAFYKEILIKVMEMLRQLKS, encoded by the coding sequence GTGAAAGCTAGTGTGAGAGAGCATATTCAGCAGTTGGATGTGTCGCTTGGCGGGGGGATTATTTCGGAGAAGATCCGTGTGGATACGATTGATAATCCGATGCTGGTGATCGGCCTTGGAGGTACGGGGATTGATGCTCTGTTAAGGCTGAAGTACCAGGTGAACAGGCGCTTTAAGCTGCCGCAGGATCCCTTATCGAAGAAGAAGAAGGAAAAGCCGAATAACATTGAATTTCTGGCGTTTGAAACGAATGAATATGACCGCAATAAGAATTACAAGGGCATTGGCCTTGATCCGAACAAGGAATTTGTCCTGCTTTCCAACCCGGAAATCGGCGGCCTTCTGCAAAATCGCAGCACGCTTGAGCCATACATCAAAGAGTGGCTGTCACCGGAGCTGTTAATTGCAGACGGAATCAGCGGCGCATCCGGCGTCCGCCAGGCCGGCAGGCTGCTCTTGTTTACAAAAATCAACCAAGTCGTACAAACGATTGAAAGAAAAATTGAAGCCGTGCTGGAGGGCACAGGCAAACGATTATATGTCTTTATCTTAACCGGCCTTTCCGGCGGAACAGGGAGCGGCTGCTTTCTCGATATCGCCTACATCACCCGCGGCATCATGGAGCGGAAATTCGGTCCGACCGGTGTCGATAAAGTCAGCCTCCTTGGATACTTATTTACCCCTGACGTGAATTTATCCAAACGCGGCTTGAGTTCGCATACTGTCGAATATATTGAGAAAAATGGCTTTGCTGCCTTAAAAGAACTTGACTACTGGATGAATTGTGATGAACGGAACGAACGCTACAAAATGAAGTACGGCAGCCTCTTAGATGTCAACTCCCCCATGCCGCCGTTTAACCTCTGCCATTTGATCTCAGGGACAAACCTTGAAGGGAAATGGCTTGAAAATGCCTATGATTACTGCATGAATGTGACCGCTGAAAATATCAGCAACTTTATGGCCAGTGAAGAAAAGAAATCCGGCGAAGAATTTGCCATCCACGACTATATAAGCAACATCCGCACCAATATCGCGCAAATGCCAAAGCCCTACGCCGCCAACTACCAATACAACATTATTGGGGCCTCGATGGCAGAAATTCCGCTGGAGGAAATGACCACTTACATCGGCTATAAGCTGTTTAGAAAAATGAACAAGATGTTTGATGCAGAGCCAGATCAATCAGAAGTAGAGCAATTTTTAGAAAAACTGCGGCTTGACCCGGATTCGATCCACCAGCGCTTTAACGAACGTGTGCCTGACCCGCTGTCAGGTTATAAAAACAGCGACCGGTACTCCTACAATCATGTGATTAAGACACCTGTCATCCATCTTGATGAGGAGTTAGAGTGTGATTTTTTGCTAAAAGCAAAGGAACAATACCGCAAATGCAGGAAACAGCTCCCAGGGGAAATCATTGTGGAAATCAACCGCCAGCTGGAGCGCTATTTCCTGCTGCCGAAAAAGGGGCCTATTTTTGCCTCACGTTTGCTTTACTCCACCGATGGCTTCTGCCTGTTAAAAACATTACAGGCCTATATAGAAGGACTTCGCAACCGCTTAGAGCGACTGCCAAAAGCTATTCTCTCCGAACAGGAGCATGCCATTAGCAAGCAGGAGGAAGCACGCGGGGCCTTTATGGGAAAGGACCGCAAGAAAAATGCCTATATCGAGGCGAAGCTAGCTGAATTTGATTTGCGGGCGGAAAAGGCCCGCAGCGAAGAAATGATTGAACTCTATGAAGATGTTTACCAGCTTATTTCTCAAGAGAACAACAAAATATATGAGGTTTATAAAGAAATTCTTGAAACGTTGAAGGGGATTTTTGAAAAGAATGCCCGTCTCCTTGTTGATGGTGAGGACATGAGTCATGACCATGATACCGCTTATTATTGGCACCTTGTCAGCGTCTCAGATATTGGCCGCGAAATTCAGCACTTATTTGAGTCAAAGGATGGCGAATTATTGGTACAGCAATGGGCAGAAATGCTGCTTGAAAAATCCTCCAATTGGGTAAAGGAAACGGACCTTGATGTCGTTGGCACAGTTTCTGAATTCCTAAGCGATCAATTTGGAGAATTGATTACCAAGTCAATGGAGGACTTTTTACGGCTAAAATATGGCGAGGACCTCCCCATCGATAAAATTATTGAAGATAAGATTGCCGCCCGCCTCGACCGTGATGCCTTACCGGTCTTCCACCTTGCCAACAGCACGGGATCGCTGCACTTTCCGCAATGGGGCTTTGTCTCTGTTCCTGTAAAGGCACCGAATATTTTCAACGGGATCAAAAATTTCGAGCGCCACTCACTTAGCCATTCACGCTTCACGATTAAAGAAAGTGAGCTGAAAAACCGTATCTTCTGGTTAAATACGAAAAATGGGATTCCATTATTTGCCTACTCGCCGCTCTCCCTCTATGAGGCTGCCTATGAAAAAACAATACTCGAAAAAGAAGGGGTCGGACGCCATCTCGTGCAAACAGAGAAGGAGAATTGGGTCTACCTCCCTTCACCGATTCCGGAAAAATCATGGGGGGATACGTACAAAAACGAACGTGTGAAACAATACAATGCCGGGATCCGCGCCTTGTTTGACCAGGGCAGAAAGCTTGGGTGTATCACCATGAAGAATGACGAACGCAATACGAGTGCACGGTTTCAGTGCCATTTTACAAAGGACGTGAATATAGCAGCACTCTTTTCCCGGCATGAGGTTGATCCGAAAAGAATAGAGAAAGCGAGTCTTGGGAACTTAAAGCTCTTGCTGCGGCAACTGCAGGACCTGCTGACCAGCGGGATGACTGCTGCCGGTTCAAGCGATATTTTTGGCAGTACAAACGCTGATATGGCAAAGGAAAACTTCATCCGTTCCCCTAAACTGATTGAAAAGGTCAAAGCAGAGGTGCGGAAATATCGATTCATTCACGGAAAAACAGCCGAAATTGAACAGGCTATTGCCTTACGGAAAGACAAGGAGGCAGAGATAAATCAGTTCATTCAGGCTATTTATACGAGAACGATTAAAAAGCGCGGCGCCCTTTATGTCTATGATAAGGAGCTGGAGGAAGATGCGTGGGAGCCGTTCGTAAACCTGACGAAAACGACGCGGTTTGTTGATTACGAAATCTATCAAGTATATAGGGAGCTTCCTCCAAAGCAGAGGGCGCAGCTCGACAAGAAATCAGAGCAGCGCAGCAATGAACTCATCCAGCAAGAAAGTGCCGCGCAGCTCATTTTCGCCTTAGAAGAAATGGCCTCTCTCTATCAAAAGGAAAAAGAAGCCTTAGATTATGACTATAAAGAGCTGGCAAACGGCGAGGAAGTGTACGCTTTTTATAAAGAGATTTTGATCAAAGTTATGGAGATGCTGCGGCAATTAAAATCATAA
- a CDS encoding TRAFAC clade GTPase domain-containing protein: MFALLKRIFDKRQPAKERLRFYDIVCPYCFAKFHHEDVVFRAAHHIDDDEDLALQEDELLNHYRGKFGLAPIYDIEAVIDPSRVLDENKLYTDGILMGVSDKYAMVTRNRLCPFCHNDLPVTAGRHPSNILSIVGATSVGKSVYMTSLIHTLQHVTANNFDAACIPLDTEISRRFRSSYEIPLFEHGTLLQSTDKTNRQEPFIFQFIFRNEDKAPLTLVFFDVAGEGMTDPDYLKLHAAHIKNSAAILFLVDPMQIRMIREKLIHQLGERPGKIVSQGDEPREVVVSLFGDFIAHLENSKTEIPTAVVLTKSDLLHALKHDDGEYVRTNSNIFRHVSHRGCLDLAEYQNINEEIRRFLVKVDTPFVNALEVYFKNTSYFAVSALGSNPVDQQVNGIISPVRVDEPFIWLLYKLGYIEGRTSQ, translated from the coding sequence ATGTTCGCATTATTAAAACGAATCTTTGATAAAAGGCAGCCGGCAAAGGAACGGTTACGCTTTTATGATATTGTCTGTCCGTACTGTTTTGCAAAATTTCACCATGAGGATGTCGTTTTTCGTGCAGCCCACCACATTGATGATGATGAGGATCTTGCGCTTCAGGAGGATGAATTATTAAATCACTACCGTGGAAAATTTGGACTGGCACCGATCTATGATATTGAGGCTGTAATCGACCCTTCACGTGTCCTTGATGAAAATAAGCTATACACGGATGGTATTTTAATGGGGGTTTCCGATAAATATGCGATGGTGACCCGAAATCGACTCTGCCCCTTCTGTCATAACGACCTTCCCGTCACAGCCGGAAGGCACCCAAGTAATATTTTGTCCATTGTCGGCGCTACATCTGTCGGGAAATCAGTATATATGACCTCCTTGATTCATACGTTGCAGCACGTAACAGCCAACAATTTTGATGCTGCATGTATTCCGCTGGATACTGAGATTAGCAGACGCTTCCGAAGCAGCTATGAAATTCCTTTATTTGAACATGGAACTCTCTTACAATCAACAGATAAAACCAATCGGCAGGAGCCGTTTATTTTTCAATTTATCTTTAGAAATGAAGACAAAGCGCCGCTTACGCTCGTCTTTTTCGATGTGGCCGGCGAAGGAATGACAGACCCAGATTACCTTAAGCTTCATGCGGCCCATATTAAAAATTCCGCAGCCATTCTGTTCCTGGTGGACCCGATGCAAATCCGGATGATTCGCGAAAAACTGATTCACCAATTGGGCGAAAGACCGGGAAAAATCGTTAGCCAAGGTGATGAGCCGCGTGAGGTAGTCGTTTCCCTGTTCGGTGATTTTATTGCCCATCTTGAAAATAGCAAAACAGAGATCCCTACTGCAGTGGTATTAACAAAAAGTGATCTCCTGCATGCCTTAAAACACGATGACGGGGAATACGTTCGCACGAATAGTAACATTTTCCGCCATGTCTCCCATCGCGGTTGCCTCGATTTGGCTGAATATCAAAATATCAACGAAGAAATAAGGAGGTTTTTAGTAAAAGTCGATACGCCGTTTGTGAATGCCCTCGAAGTGTATTTTAAGAATACCTCCTATTTTGCTGTGTCAGCCCTCGGCAGTAATCCTGTCGACCAGCAGGTCAACGGCATTATTAGTCCGGTCCGCGTCGATGAACCGTTTATATGGCTGCTTTATAAACTGGGGTATATTGAAGGGAGAACGAGTCAGTGA
- a CDS encoding vWA domain-containing protein, whose amino-acid sequence MSRKWLSSLIAIGFLLYGFSNISVRAAAPLHSTSRIEGMLVLDVSNSMKSSDPNNISHEAMKMFIDMASLNGDKIGAIAYSDAVMREKALVKILTEEDKVDLKEFIDSIGTYTYTDLSTGVMEAVKVLDASHEQDYVPLIVLLADGNDDLDPKKAKTLAEAKGDLKKAVANAKAKGYPIYTIGLNADVTLNKEVLRNVAENTKGTFFEASSADQLPQILSEIFANHLKLKIVPVKQTVGNGDFEAINITVPNENVVEANISFISSQPIELKLLDPSGKERAIPSNQVRISRSRTYSMIKLVKPAEGEWTLKVKGVPKDQIDISLVFNYDLKLKLGSPSKQIFNAGEIVNVSAFFEDSGSKVTDQEIYQSMNATVYLKDLEKGKTEEFALNWSGGGFSGQLKLGDSTDYEIIVKAEDQSFFRETAPQRIAVKQTASVPDLAKVKAKEKENKEESLLTWLYAAGGAAGVILLIGSASILFSRLKRARRGFSGQMVVEIKDEDTGERLSPQFKKLKLFKRKFNLHQLLALSPEFTETAGIVFKPAAGDSLLLINHSNCIIEKSSRAIDAKKGLIIKRNDRLRIIPKKTNKSIYVEYIG is encoded by the coding sequence TTGTCAAGAAAATGGCTTAGTAGTTTGATAGCGATTGGGTTCTTGCTTTACGGCTTTAGTAATATAAGTGTACGCGCTGCAGCTCCGTTGCATTCCACTTCCCGGATAGAAGGAATGCTTGTTTTGGATGTCAGTAATTCCATGAAGAGCAGCGACCCGAATAACATTAGCCATGAGGCGATGAAGATGTTTATTGATATGGCCTCACTAAACGGTGATAAAATTGGCGCCATTGCCTACTCCGATGCAGTGATGCGTGAAAAGGCGCTCGTTAAAATCCTTACTGAAGAGGACAAAGTGGATTTGAAGGAGTTTATTGACTCTATTGGAACATACACTTATACCGATTTATCCACAGGCGTAATGGAAGCAGTTAAGGTACTCGATGCGAGCCATGAACAGGATTATGTTCCGCTGATTGTGCTGTTGGCTGATGGGAATGATGATTTGGATCCGAAAAAGGCAAAAACGCTTGCCGAAGCCAAGGGCGATCTGAAGAAAGCCGTTGCGAATGCGAAAGCGAAGGGATATCCGATCTATACCATCGGCCTAAACGCTGATGTCACGCTGAATAAGGAGGTGCTCCGAAATGTGGCAGAGAACACGAAGGGCACATTTTTTGAGGCAAGCAGTGCCGATCAGCTTCCACAGATTCTCAGTGAAATTTTTGCGAACCATTTAAAGTTGAAAATTGTCCCTGTGAAGCAAACAGTCGGCAATGGTGATTTTGAAGCTATAAACATAACAGTGCCAAATGAAAATGTTGTCGAGGCAAATATTTCGTTCATATCAAGTCAGCCCATAGAGCTCAAGCTCCTTGATCCTTCCGGAAAGGAACGAGCGATTCCCTCTAATCAGGTTCGGATTTCACGGTCAAGGACCTATTCGATGATCAAGCTGGTAAAGCCGGCTGAAGGTGAATGGACACTAAAGGTCAAGGGCGTGCCGAAGGATCAGATTGATATCAGCCTCGTTTTTAACTATGACTTAAAGCTAAAACTGGGTTCGCCCTCTAAGCAGATCTTTAATGCGGGGGAAATCGTTAACGTTAGCGCCTTTTTTGAGGATTCTGGCTCAAAAGTTACCGATCAAGAAATCTATCAATCCATGAATGCGACGGTGTATCTGAAAGATCTTGAAAAGGGAAAAACAGAAGAATTTGCACTAAACTGGAGCGGTGGCGGGTTTAGCGGCCAGCTCAAGCTTGGAGATTCTACGGACTATGAAATCATCGTGAAAGCGGAAGATCAAAGCTTTTTCCGTGAAACCGCGCCGCAAAGGATTGCAGTTAAACAGACGGCATCTGTGCCTGATTTGGCAAAGGTTAAGGCAAAGGAAAAGGAAAACAAGGAAGAATCATTATTAACATGGCTGTATGCAGCTGGCGGTGCAGCTGGCGTGATCCTACTTATAGGGAGCGCTTCTATCCTGTTCTCACGGTTGAAACGGGCGCGCCGCGGGTTTAGTGGCCAAATGGTAGTAGAAATAAAGGATGAGGATACAGGGGAACGCTTAAGCCCGCAGTTCAAGAAATTAAAGCTCTTTAAGAGAAAGTTCAATCTCCACCAACTGCTTGCCCTTTCCCCGGAATTCACAGAAACCGCGGGCATTGTGTTCAAACCAGCAGCCGGAGATTCCCTGCTCCTTATCAACCACTCCAACTGCATCATCGAAAAAAGCAGCCGTGCCATCGACGCCAAAAAAGGCCTAATCATAAAACGGAACGACCGCCTGCGCATCATCCCGAAAAAAACAAATAAATCTATCTACGTTGAGTATATTGGATAG
- a CDS encoding DUF4359 domain-containing protein — MKRLGSIVLSIFIIFVLSATNPERAEYIDWINHKTMDQSSNLLKKGILSVAGKSIFDAGTTKSDYVVFSIYKTDFTDIGMGKVTTIGVFNRFIPLSSFGK; from the coding sequence ATGAAACGTCTGGGATCTATCGTTCTGTCTATTTTTATTATTTTTGTCTTATCAGCTACCAATCCTGAACGCGCGGAATATATCGATTGGATTAATCACAAAACAATGGACCAATCGTCAAATCTGTTAAAGAAGGGGATTCTCTCCGTTGCCGGGAAATCAATCTTTGATGCGGGCACCACCAAGTCCGATTATGTTGTTTTCTCCATCTACAAAACGGACTTTACCGATATCGGGATGGGCAAAGTAACGACTATTGGAGTATTTAATCGATTTATACCGTTGTCTAGTTTTGGGAAATAA